A region from the Janthinobacterium agaricidamnosum genome encodes:
- a CDS encoding DNA-binding protein, which produces MARIGLYHFDVKKARDTLLAQGRHPSVDAVRVALGNTGSKTTIHKYLKKLEAEEGGRDKRKAPISDALQDIVARLAAQLHDEANERVSVIETAVKEKERDHVVIVAGLRQELVSLEEQLRLAKDQVEEIGRAHADTGNRLQQEAISRHTAQQQVIGLQERLAENEAHRQSLEEKHTHARNSLEHYRQSVKEQRDQDLRRHEQQLQQVQAELRQQQHTLVQKQEEATHLNQEGARLVAALLQVEKSLYDEQAAGRRLTEQLAASQSAEHQVGVMLVQVASSERRIEALEEQLTQAAAQTEVLSNQSRTLEAALGTAQATLVSQQQIICELRGRNPQPD; this is translated from the coding sequence ATGGCCCGTATTGGACTTTATCATTTTGATGTCAAAAAAGCACGCGACACCTTGCTTGCGCAAGGACGGCATCCGTCGGTCGACGCAGTGCGCGTTGCCCTGGGCAACACCGGTTCCAAAACCACCATCCATAAATATTTGAAAAAATTGGAAGCGGAGGAGGGGGGACGTGATAAACGAAAGGCGCCTATCAGCGATGCATTGCAGGATATCGTGGCGCGGCTGGCGGCGCAGTTGCACGATGAAGCAAATGAACGCGTTTCAGTGATCGAGACAGCTGTAAAAGAGAAGGAGAGGGATCATGTTGTGATTGTGGCTGGTTTGCGGCAGGAATTGGTGTCGCTGGAAGAGCAACTGCGCCTGGCCAAGGACCAGGTCGAGGAAATAGGGCGGGCACATGCCGACACCGGTAACCGCTTGCAACAAGAAGCTATCTCTCGTCACACCGCACAACAGCAGGTGATTGGCCTCCAGGAGCGCCTGGCCGAAAATGAGGCGCACCGACAATCACTGGAAGAAAAACATACACATGCACGCAATTCTTTAGAACACTACAGGCAATCCGTCAAAGAGCAGCGAGACCAGGATCTCCGGCGCCACGAGCAACAGCTACAACAAGTTCAAGCAGAGCTACGGCAACAGCAACATACTCTTGTGCAAAAGCAGGAAGAAGCGACGCACCTCAATCAGGAAGGTGCACGGCTGGTTGCTGCGCTCTTGCAGGTTGAAAAGTCGTTATATGATGAGCAGGCAGCAGGGCGTCGATTAACCGAGCAGCTTGCCGCCAGCCAAAGTGCCGAACACCAGGTCGGAGTAATGTTGGTGCAAGTCGCCAGCAGCGAGCGTCGGATAGAGGCTCTTGAGGAACAGCTGACTCAGGCGGCAGCGCAAACAGAGGTGCTGTCAAACCAATCACGCACGTTGGAAGCGGCACTTGGGACGGCGCAGGCAACGTTGGTTTCACAGCAGCAAATTATTTGTGAGTTGCGTGGCCGTAATCCGCAACCTGATTGA
- a CDS encoding P-II family nitrogen regulator has protein sequence MKQINAFVHPHHITAVTEALRDSGMCDITSGIGCYHLTVSTVQRLYTSADPHQQHYSVELAEPVVAEIKLELICDDGLAESLQQLIIQAAQPSTGWVFINDIQSATKVG, from the coding sequence ATGAAACAGATTAACGCTTTTGTACATCCTCATCACATCACCGCAGTGACCGAGGCATTGCGTGACTCCGGAATGTGCGATATCACTTCGGGTATCGGTTGCTATCACCTGACAGTCTCAACTGTGCAAAGACTGTACACCAGTGCGGACCCGCACCAGCAACACTATTCCGTCGAGCTTGCCGAGCCGGTAGTGGCGGAAATAAAGTTGGAACTCATTTGTGACGACGGCTTGGCTGAGTCGCTGCAGCAGCTCATTATTCAGGCTGCGCAGCCCAGCACAGGATGGGTCTTCATCAACGACATTCAAAGCGCCACTAAAGTTGGCTAG
- a CDS encoding SDR family oxidoreductase codes for MTKTITMKKILILGAGGQVAQWVIRAFAGRKDFALTLLLRNPGKLPTPVPANSSVLAGDVLDQALLRQTMPGHDVVYANLVGDDMEHQANSIIAAMRASGVERLIFVLSMGIYDEVPGKFGEWNNAMLAEDLKPFRRAADAIEASGLAYTIVRPAWMTNEDEVDYELTTRRAPFKGTVVSRRSVADLIASIIETPDLHRHANLGVNKPNTDGDKPYFM; via the coding sequence ATGACGAAAACGATAACGATGAAAAAGATATTGATACTGGGTGCAGGCGGACAGGTGGCGCAGTGGGTCATCCGCGCCTTCGCGGGCCGTAAAGACTTCGCCTTGACGCTGTTGCTGCGCAATCCCGGCAAGCTGCCAACGCCAGTCCCGGCCAACAGCAGCGTGCTGGCCGGTGACGTGCTGGACCAGGCTTTGCTGCGGCAAACGATGCCCGGTCACGACGTGGTCTACGCCAATCTGGTGGGCGACGACATGGAACACCAGGCCAACAGTATCATTGCCGCCATGCGGGCCTCGGGCGTCGAACGCCTGATTTTCGTCCTGTCGATGGGCATCTACGATGAAGTTCCCGGCAAATTCGGCGAGTGGAACAACGCCATGCTGGCCGAAGACCTGAAACCATTCCGCCGCGCCGCCGACGCCATCGAAGCATCGGGCCTGGCATACACCATCGTGCGCCCAGCCTGGATGACGAACGAAGACGAAGTCGACTACGAACTGACCACGCGCCGCGCGCCATTCAAAGGCACCGTGGTCTCGCGCCGGAGCGTGGCAGACCTGATCGCCAGCATCATCGAAACGCCAGACCTGCACCGGCACGCCAACCTGGGCGTGAACAAACCGAACACGGACGGGGACAAGCCGTATTTCATGTAG
- the lspA gene encoding signal peptidase II, whose amino-acid sequence MSWKFFLYDWGGLNIALFQAINTGTPATLGQLAWFFSLVGSYWTAPLMMLGLWRWSKLATNPARGAVVLRRLIGFSAAVLLAFLVTTVLKLWLDFPRPPAVLGDLVRVIGEIEQHYSLPSGHATYGALVGGALWPLMGRRGHIGLMLYAMLVGWSRIAAGMHFPADVLAGWVLGLSCSALTGRLTLLAAPVWQLPRRTSTWIWFAMAASAVMTDQLAKFAITRTFAYGEQVEVTTFFNFVHVLNPGAAFSFLANAGGWQRYFFITLGLAVSVWLGRMLCQQRPRLEAAGYSLILGGALGNVADRVLRGQVVDFLDFHWRLAHWPAFNVADVAISAGAVCLLLVVVIQRGVTAEGELSG is encoded by the coding sequence ATGAGCTGGAAATTCTTTCTCTATGACTGGGGTGGCCTGAACATCGCGTTGTTTCAAGCCATCAACACGGGTACACCAGCCACGCTGGGGCAGCTAGCGTGGTTCTTCAGCCTCGTGGGGAGTTACTGGACAGCGCCGCTGATGATGCTGGGTTTGTGGCGGTGGTCGAAGTTGGCCACCAACCCGGCGCGTGGCGCGGTCGTTCTGCGCCGCCTTATTGGATTTAGCGCGGCCGTTTTGCTGGCTTTCCTGGTCACCACCGTCTTGAAGCTATGGCTTGACTTTCCACGCCCGCCTGCCGTTCTCGGCGACCTGGTACGCGTCATCGGTGAGATTGAGCAGCACTACAGCCTGCCCAGCGGGCATGCTACCTATGGCGCGCTGGTGGGCGGCGCGCTCTGGCCTTTGATGGGCCGTCGTGGCCACATCGGTTTAATGCTGTACGCCATGCTGGTCGGCTGGTCGCGCATCGCAGCCGGAATGCACTTTCCAGCCGATGTGCTGGCGGGGTGGGTATTAGGATTAAGTTGCTCGGCGCTCACCGGGCGGCTGACCCTGCTGGCTGCCCCTGTGTGGCAATTGCCTCGCCGCACATCGACTTGGATCTGGTTTGCAATGGCCGCCAGCGCTGTCATGACCGATCAGCTCGCGAAGTTCGCCATCACCCGCACGTTTGCCTACGGTGAGCAGGTCGAAGTCACCACCTTCTTCAACTTTGTCCATGTTCTGAATCCCGGCGCGGCATTCAGCTTCTTGGCGAATGCCGGCGGCTGGCAACGTTACTTCTTCATCACGCTGGGTCTGGCCGTTTCTGTTTGGCTGGGACGCATGCTGTGCCAGCAACGGCCACGGCTTGAAGCGGCGGGCTACAGCCTGATTCTTGGTGGTGCGCTTGGCAATGTCGCGGATCGCGTGTTGCGTGGACAGGTTGTTGATTTCCTCGACTTCCATTGGCGGCTCGCGCACTGGCCCGCCTTCAATGTCGCCGATGTGGCAATTTCTGCCGGAGCCGTCTGCTTGCTTTTGGTAGTTGTAATCCAAAGAGGTGTAACCGCAGAAGGCGAATTGTCCGGTTGA
- a CDS encoding nuclear transport factor 2 family protein translates to MHDFNAAPTEEQQMDLLRHTERSRLRALVAADTQAARALHADDFQLITPIGSMLSREHYLGAIASGHMRYLSWEPDAISVRLYGTAAILRYSAQLEIIFGGHAVPRARYWHMDSYEWRDGRWQAVWSQATAIRGSAGIAVFFAKS, encoded by the coding sequence ATGCACGATTTCAATGCCGCACCGACTGAAGAACAGCAGATGGACCTGCTGCGCCATACGGAACGCAGCCGTTTGCGCGCCCTCGTGGCCGCCGATACGCAGGCGGCGCGCGCCCTGCATGCCGACGACTTCCAGCTGATCACGCCCATCGGCAGCATGCTGTCACGGGAACACTACCTGGGCGCCATCGCCTCCGGCCACATGCGCTATCTGAGCTGGGAGCCGGACGCGATCAGCGTGCGCCTGTACGGCACGGCCGCCATCCTGCGTTACTCGGCGCAACTGGAAATCATCTTCGGCGGCCACGCCGTGCCGCGCGCCCGCTACTGGCATATGGATAGCTACGAATGGCGCGATGGGCGCTGGCAAGCCGTCTGGTCGCAGGCGACGGCTATACGAGGGTCGGCCGGGATTGCGGTTTTTTTCGCGAAAAGCTAA
- a CDS encoding chitinase, whose product MNTLILTLFGGTLAACGGGDGSSAGASQLLAGATEAVACYTPWNSGTAYNGGGKASYNNVNYTANWWTQGNNPSTSSGGAGSGQPWTVVGDCGTPTPTPTPRPTPTPTPTPTPTPTPTPTPTPTPTPTPTPTPTGLAKHALIGYWHNFTNPSGATYPISQVSDDWDVIVVSFGDNAGGGNVSLTIDPGAGTEAQFIADVAAKRAKGKKVILSLGGQNGSVSVGNTAEATNFTNSLYAIITKYGFDGIDLDLENGVAQGAAIQTYLPIAVKNLKAKVGSSFYLSMAPEWVYVEGGYTSYGSIWGAYIPIINALRSELTVLHPQYYNNGDIYTPYATGAIKAGSADQLVATARMLIEGFNYGGNTFAGLRPDQVGFGVPSGRSSAGSGFTTNADVSNALNCLTRLLNCGTIKPLQAYPDFRGVMTWSINWDRHDGYNFSVPTKNVLKTLP is encoded by the coding sequence ATGAATACCCTCATCCTTACCCTCTTCGGCGGGACGTTGGCCGCTTGCGGCGGGGGCGACGGCTCCAGCGCAGGAGCAAGCCAGCTGCTGGCCGGCGCCACCGAAGCGGTCGCCTGCTACACGCCATGGAACAGCGGCACCGCCTACAACGGCGGCGGCAAGGCCAGTTACAACAACGTCAACTACACGGCCAACTGGTGGACGCAAGGCAATAACCCGTCGACCAGCAGCGGCGGCGCCGGCAGCGGCCAGCCCTGGACGGTGGTGGGAGACTGCGGTACGCCGACACCGACTCCTACCCCAAGGCCTACGCCCACCCCGACACCGACACCGACGCCTACCCCAACACCAACGCCAACTCCTACCCCAACCCCAACGCCGACACCAACTCCGACGCCGACCGGCCTGGCGAAGCACGCGCTGATTGGCTACTGGCATAACTTCACCAACCCCAGCGGCGCGACGTATCCGATCAGCCAGGTCAGCGACGACTGGGACGTGATCGTCGTCTCGTTCGGCGACAACGCGGGCGGCGGCAATGTCAGCCTGACCATCGATCCGGGTGCGGGCACGGAAGCGCAATTCATCGCCGACGTGGCCGCCAAGCGGGCGAAAGGCAAGAAAGTCATCCTGTCGCTGGGCGGGCAAAACGGTTCCGTTTCCGTCGGCAACACGGCCGAAGCGACGAATTTCACCAACAGCCTGTACGCCATCATCACCAAGTATGGTTTCGACGGCATCGACCTGGACCTGGAAAACGGCGTGGCGCAGGGCGCGGCCATTCAGACCTACTTGCCGATCGCCGTGAAAAACCTGAAAGCCAAGGTCGGCAGCAGCTTTTATTTGTCGATGGCGCCGGAATGGGTGTACGTGGAAGGGGGCTACACGAGCTACGGCAGCATCTGGGGCGCCTACATTCCCATCATCAATGCCTTGCGCAGCGAGCTGACGGTGCTGCACCCGCAGTACTACAACAACGGCGACATCTACACGCCGTACGCCACGGGTGCCATCAAGGCGGGCTCGGCCGACCAGCTGGTGGCCACGGCGCGCATGCTGATCGAGGGTTTTAACTATGGCGGCAACACCTTCGCCGGCTTGCGTCCGGACCAGGTGGGCTTCGGCGTGCCATCGGGCCGCAGCTCGGCTGGTTCCGGTTTCACGACGAATGCCGACGTCAGCAACGCCCTGAATTGCCTGACGCGCCTGCTCAACTGCGGCACCATCAAGCCTCTGCAGGCGTATCCGGACTTCCGCGGCGTGATGACGTGGTCAATTAACTGGGACCGCCACGACGGCTATAACTTCTCCGTGCCGACGAAGAATGTCCTGAAAACCTTGCCGTAA
- a CDS encoding DUF6685 family protein, with protein MSTLLKTIVDGIREDFGQPVSLMRLLAEHPEIRVSLDDPPPCIAAESIVQWHKLGQVPYTDYSRRKHGTLMGWKLHDKYHYSGFTLNRPEYEHIGKQEVIEHWTCDIADVHGFSASKSELRQFSSTDEMVETNSSEMIDVVTHEKLAKNLAHSEIRIIHSPGSDYFGRYRWDNRLFLMNSGGSHHFAAAKYIATRLSESVPLQGKLYTYSLNLDAITSLCRDYEMFVISDETTVSLRFHDAMKAFRATWLWHYMPRPFKNAKAILLPKNERRSLKVAAVLRQAGVVDLGQHLIGLASKQLIH; from the coding sequence TTGTCCACTTTGCTTAAAACAATTGTAGATGGTATTCGGGAGGACTTTGGTCAGCCAGTCAGCCTAATGCGCCTTCTCGCCGAACATCCAGAAATACGGGTTTCGTTGGATGATCCACCTCCCTGTATTGCCGCTGAAAGCATCGTGCAATGGCATAAGTTGGGCCAGGTTCCATATACAGACTACTCCCGCCGTAAACACGGTACGCTGATGGGGTGGAAATTGCATGACAAATACCACTACAGCGGTTTCACTTTGAATCGTCCAGAATACGAACACATTGGGAAGCAGGAAGTCATTGAGCACTGGACTTGCGACATAGCCGACGTGCATGGATTCTCAGCATCAAAGTCCGAACTTCGACAATTTTCCAGCACCGATGAGATGGTCGAAACCAATTCAAGCGAAATGATCGATGTGGTCACGCACGAGAAGTTGGCCAAAAACCTCGCTCACAGCGAGATTCGAATTATTCATTCCCCAGGGAGCGACTATTTTGGACGCTATCGTTGGGACAACCGTCTGTTCTTGATGAACAGCGGTGGTTCACATCACTTCGCCGCAGCAAAGTACATCGCCACTCGTCTTTCTGAGTCGGTTCCGCTTCAGGGTAAGCTCTATACTTATTCGTTGAATTTAGATGCAATTACATCGCTTTGTCGTGATTACGAGATGTTCGTCATCTCTGATGAAACGACCGTCTCACTGCGGTTTCATGACGCAATGAAAGCCTTCAGGGCAACATGGTTATGGCACTACATGCCCCGTCCATTTAAAAATGCCAAAGCGATTTTGCTGCCTAAAAACGAGCGTCGTTCGCTAAAAGTTGCCGCTGTGCTTCGACAAGCGGGCGTGGTCGATTTGGGGCAACACCTTATCGGCCTTGCGTCCAAGCAGTTGATCCACTGA
- a CDS encoding site-specific integrase, with protein sequence MSNIDLFLQAATRENTRKSYQSAIRDFEVEWGGFLPATSDSVARYLADRAGKHVVNTLRQRLAALAQWHLDQGFPDPTKAPVVRQVLRGIQTLHPAEEKRAKPFLIDQLMLVEHWLTANVDAAQSQGEMGTELRYRRNKALFLLGFWRGFRGDELTRLQIEHVHITQGEGMTCFLPRTKGDRQFKGGNFKVPLLSRLCPVSAYEEWIAAARLTAGPVFRAIDRWGNISDNGLNIDSLVPLLRNILQEAGVDAPELYSAHSLRRGFASWATANGWDLKTLMEHVGWKNAQSAIRYIDSEDPFNRHRIEQNLRPPESK encoded by the coding sequence ATGTCTAATATCGACCTCTTTCTGCAGGCCGCCACGCGCGAGAACACGCGAAAAAGCTATCAAAGCGCGATCCGCGACTTTGAAGTGGAATGGGGTGGTTTTTTGCCGGCGACGTCCGATAGCGTGGCACGCTACCTGGCCGATCGTGCCGGCAAACATGTCGTCAACACCCTGCGTCAGCGATTGGCCGCATTAGCTCAGTGGCATCTCGACCAAGGCTTTCCAGACCCAACCAAAGCTCCGGTAGTACGCCAGGTCTTGCGCGGTATCCAGACGCTGCATCCAGCCGAGGAAAAGCGGGCAAAACCATTTCTGATCGATCAACTCATGCTGGTCGAGCACTGGTTGACGGCCAACGTCGACGCCGCGCAATCCCAGGGAGAAATGGGCACCGAGCTGCGGTACCGCCGCAACAAAGCGTTGTTTCTGCTTGGTTTCTGGCGCGGGTTTCGCGGCGACGAGTTGACGCGCCTGCAAATTGAGCATGTTCACATCACGCAAGGTGAAGGGATGACTTGCTTCTTGCCGCGCACCAAAGGTGATCGCCAGTTCAAGGGCGGCAACTTCAAGGTGCCGTTGCTATCGCGCCTGTGCCCGGTCAGCGCTTATGAGGAATGGATCGCTGCGGCGAGATTGACGGCTGGACCGGTGTTTCGTGCCATTGATCGCTGGGGCAACATCAGCGATAACGGACTAAACATCGATAGCCTGGTACCGCTCCTGCGTAATATCCTGCAGGAAGCCGGCGTTGATGCGCCTGAGTTGTACAGCGCTCACTCGCTGCGGCGCGGCTTTGCCAGCTGGGCAACAGCCAATGGATGGGATCTCAAAACGCTAATGGAGCACGTGGGCTGGAAAAACGCCCAGTCCGCCATCCGCTACATCGACAGTGAAGATCCCTTTAACCGGCACCGCATCGAGCAAAATCTGCGTCCTCCTGAGAGCAAGTGA
- a CDS encoding GDCCVxC domain-containing (seleno)protein gives MAEAILTSTLICPHCGLSKQEVMPTDACQFYYECTGCAIVLRPKAGDCCVFCSYGTVKCPPIQLQRGCCG, from the coding sequence ATGGCCGAGGCAATTCTCACATCGACCCTGATCTGCCCGCACTGCGGACTAAGCAAGCAGGAAGTCATGCCTACCGATGCGTGCCAGTTCTATTATGAATGTACGGGCTGCGCCATCGTGTTGAGGCCGAAGGCCGGCGACTGTTGCGTCTTCTGTTCATACGGCACAGTGAAATGTCCGCCAATCCAACTGCAGCGTGGGTGCTGCGGCTAG
- the cadR gene encoding Cd(II)/Pb(II)-responsive transcriptional regulator, with translation MEIRIGDLAKRSGCVAVTIRYYEKEGLLPKPARSGGNFRLYGDAHIERLQFIRHCRSLDMTLSEIRALLGLRDNPTQDCGEVNVLLDTHIQQVEVRVEALLQLRQYLLVLREQCSGARPVQACGILQGLGNCNCHVVSAEQSAI, from the coding sequence ATGGAAATCAGAATTGGCGATCTCGCCAAGCGCTCTGGGTGCGTGGCTGTGACCATCCGCTACTACGAAAAGGAAGGGCTGCTGCCGAAGCCGGCGCGAAGCGGTGGTAACTTCCGGCTGTACGGCGATGCTCACATTGAGCGCTTGCAATTCATTCGTCATTGCCGCTCGCTCGACATGACGTTGAGCGAGATTCGGGCGTTGTTAGGTCTGAGAGACAACCCAACGCAGGATTGTGGCGAGGTTAATGTGCTACTGGACACCCATATCCAGCAAGTGGAAGTACGTGTGGAAGCGTTGTTGCAGTTGAGGCAATACCTGCTTGTTCTGCGCGAACAGTGTTCAGGTGCTCGCCCTGTGCAGGCATGCGGCATTTTGCAAGGGTTGGGCAATTGCAATTGCCATGTTGTAAGTGCCGAACAGTCAGCCATCTGA
- a CDS encoding DNA-binding protein, whose product MARAGLYQSNIKKARDALLAQGRYPSVDAVRVALGNTGSKTTIHKYLKELETEDGGGDGKRTSVSEALQDLVERLAARLQQEAEERVAAVRVDSDAKAAEHAASLQGIQNENSRLRARALELEISLQEQMAALVVSHADHQRESTMRQVTEQQVSDLQQRLAENEAHRQSLEEKHQHARQALEHYRQSVKEQREADIRRHEQQIQQVQAELRQAQQTIAVKQDETTRLNQEGAKLVADLSYTKLGLYEQLTQNRKLEQKIDTLQSLHVHAADTEHQLASKIAEAKLLAEQLRDANNGMAPLKAQVSELEFMFAQANAKVQAQEQIGEQLRAYLDKIAATPATSKADH is encoded by the coding sequence ATGGCCCGCGCCGGACTGTATCAATCGAATATCAAAAAAGCTCGCGATGCGTTGCTGGCGCAAGGGCGCTACCCGTCGGTTGACGCCGTTCGCGTAGCGTTGGGAAACACCGGCTCCAAAACCACCATCCACAAGTACCTCAAGGAGCTGGAAACCGAGGACGGCGGCGGCGACGGCAAGCGCACCTCGGTAAGTGAAGCTTTGCAAGATCTGGTGGAGCGACTGGCCGCGCGGCTGCAGCAGGAGGCTGAGGAGCGGGTAGCAGCGGTCCGTGTCGATTCCGATGCGAAGGCTGCCGAGCATGCGGCGTCGCTGCAAGGTATCCAAAATGAGAATTCGCGGCTACGGGCTCGCGCGCTGGAACTGGAGATCTCCCTGCAGGAACAGATGGCGGCGCTCGTTGTCAGCCACGCCGATCATCAAAGGGAGTCGACCATGCGCCAGGTCACCGAACAGCAGGTGTCAGACCTCCAGCAGCGCCTTGCCGAGAATGAGGCGCACCGCCAATCGCTGGAGGAAAAACACCAGCACGCGCGCCAAGCGCTGGAGCACTATCGCCAGTCGGTAAAGGAGCAGCGGGAAGCCGACATCCGACGCCACGAACAGCAGATCCAGCAAGTGCAGGCCGAACTGCGGCAGGCACAGCAGACGATCGCCGTGAAACAGGACGAAACGACCCGTCTGAACCAGGAAGGGGCGAAGCTGGTGGCGGATCTGTCCTACACGAAACTGGGCCTGTATGAGCAGTTGACGCAGAACCGTAAGCTGGAGCAGAAAATCGACACGCTGCAATCGCTGCACGTACATGCCGCCGATACTGAGCACCAACTTGCCAGCAAAATTGCCGAGGCGAAATTGCTGGCTGAACAGTTGAGGGACGCCAACAACGGTATGGCGCCGCTGAAGGCGCAGGTCAGCGAGCTGGAGTTCATGTTCGCGCAGGCCAACGCCAAGGTTCAGGCGCAGGAGCAAATCGGCGAGCAGTTGCGAGCCTACCTCGACAAGATCGCAGCCACCCCAGCAACCTCAAAGGCAGACCACTGA
- the merP gene encoding mercury resistance system periplasmic binding protein MerP, which translates to MRIPTFIFSLLLAGSVFASSLKTVTLNIQNMTCPACPITVKKALEQVPGVSDVKIDFEHKTATVHLDADKANIALLTKATADAGFPSTVGK; encoded by the coding sequence ATGCGCATCCCCACCTTCATTTTCTCGCTGCTACTGGCTGGATCGGTTTTCGCCAGTTCGCTGAAAACCGTCACCCTCAATATCCAGAATATGACTTGTCCGGCATGCCCGATCACCGTCAAAAAAGCGCTGGAGCAGGTTCCAGGTGTGAGCGATGTGAAGATCGATTTCGAGCACAAGACCGCAACGGTGCATCTGGATGCGGACAAGGCCAATATCGCGCTGCTGACCAAGGCGACCGCCGATGCGGGCTTCCCGTCCACGGTCGGGAAGTAA
- the merR gene encoding Hg(II)-responsive transcriptional regulator yields MIEKMTIGRLAGAAGVNVETIRFYQRSGLIDEPARPHGGYRTYGEEDIRRIRFIKRAQLLGFTLDEITSLLKLEGSLACVGTRNLAARKLAMVESKLADLQTIKIALTGMVARCDNEERDECCPIIQALIND; encoded by the coding sequence ATGATCGAGAAAATGACCATCGGCCGTTTGGCCGGCGCCGCCGGCGTGAACGTGGAAACAATCCGGTTTTACCAGCGTAGCGGGCTAATCGACGAACCGGCGCGGCCGCACGGAGGCTACCGGACCTATGGAGAAGAAGACATTCGTCGGATTCGGTTCATCAAGCGCGCGCAGCTACTTGGCTTCACGCTCGATGAAATTACGAGCTTGCTCAAACTGGAAGGTTCGCTGGCCTGCGTCGGCACGCGCAATCTGGCTGCCAGGAAGCTTGCCATGGTGGAGTCCAAATTGGCCGATCTGCAGACGATCAAAATCGCTCTCACAGGCATGGTTGCACGGTGCGACAACGAGGAACGGGACGAATGCTGCCCAATCATTCAGGCGCTGATCAACGACTGA
- a CDS encoding TetR/AcrR family transcriptional regulator, whose translation MTTDTLKSQLILDAALAVFCRYGYRKTSMLDIAQAAGMSRAALYLHFKNKEDVFRAGSERAHATVMAHVAAAMAEPGPVLARIETALLAFQQGLMAEISDSAHGQELFDANMTLAADITLTARATLVASLAGALEQAEAAGDIALRRVDATAAQVAALLVATMDGIKHTQGGGEAFRHGIALQMRVLGAAVLRM comes from the coding sequence ATGACGACCGATACCCTGAAAAGCCAGCTCATCCTCGATGCGGCCCTGGCCGTGTTTTGCCGCTACGGCTACCGCAAGACGTCCATGCTCGACATCGCGCAGGCGGCCGGCATGTCGCGCGCGGCGCTGTATTTGCACTTCAAGAACAAGGAAGACGTGTTCCGCGCCGGCTCCGAACGGGCCCATGCCACCGTGATGGCGCACGTGGCGGCGGCGATGGCCGAGCCCGGTCCCGTTCTTGCGCGCATCGAAACGGCACTGCTGGCATTCCAGCAAGGCTTGATGGCGGAAATTTCCGACAGCGCCCACGGACAGGAATTGTTCGACGCCAACATGACCCTGGCCGCCGACATCACCTTGACGGCGCGGGCAACCTTGGTGGCGTCGCTGGCCGGCGCGCTGGAACAGGCCGAAGCGGCAGGCGACATTGCGCTGCGCCGGGTGGACGCGACTGCCGCGCAAGTGGCCGCCTTGCTGGTGGCCACCATGGATGGCATCAAGCACACGCAGGGGGGAGGGGAGGCGTTTCGCCACGGCATTGCGCTGCAGATGCGCGTGCTGGGCGCGGCGGTGCTGCGCATGTGA
- a CDS encoding mercuric transporter MerT family protein codes for MTIGTKGTLAAGVLAALGASACCAGPLVLLMLGVGGGWASRLIAFELYSPYFTGLTLLLLGLAFYNLYVRRRACAPGEACAADRVIRSQRILYWLVTLPVILLLAFPLYAPLFY; via the coding sequence ATGACGATCGGAACGAAAGGCACTCTGGCCGCTGGGGTATTGGCGGCGCTTGGCGCATCCGCATGCTGCGCCGGCCCGCTCGTCCTGCTGATGCTTGGCGTCGGCGGTGGTTGGGCGTCGCGCCTTATCGCATTTGAGCTGTACAGTCCTTATTTCACCGGCCTGACGCTGCTGCTTCTCGGCCTGGCCTTCTACAATCTCTATGTGCGCCGACGCGCCTGCGCGCCGGGTGAAGCGTGCGCTGCAGATCGAGTCATCAGGAGCCAACGCATCCTGTACTGGCTCGTTACGTTGCCAGTGATACTGCTGCTGGCATTCCCCTTGTATGCCCCGCTGTTCTATTGA